The sequence below is a genomic window from Pyrobaculum sp. 3827-6.
AAACAAAAGAATAGAAGAGCTAGCCAAGAGAGTAGAAGAGTTAAGTAAAACCGTCGCTGAGCTTAAGGTTGCCATGGGCTCCCTCGGCCGTAGGTGGGGCCGCGACTTGGAGCGCACAGTTCTCGAGATCTACCGAGACGCTCTTGAGAAGAGGGGTGTAGAGCCCGGGAGGGTGGAGAGGTTCGTCTACACAGACGTCGACGGCCGCTTCATGAGGCCGGGTGCCCGTATTGAGGTCAATGTCTACATACACGACGGGAGGACATACCTCTTGGAGGTCAAGTCCCACGCCGAGCTTGAAGATGTGGAGTGGTTTGCCCAAAAGGCGGCCGCCGTGGAGAAGATACTCGGCCGTAGGGCGGACCGCCTAATAATCGTGGCAGTAAACATAGACAAAGAGGCGCTGGAAAGAGCTACACAGCTGGGGATAGACGCGGTGTATGGGGCGGTGATAGAATAGGGGTTTAGCTGTATTCCTTACAACTCTCGCTGTCTTGCGTGTTTTGGCTGCCTTAGGCCGCCTGTTTTGTTGGCTGTTTTTGGCGGCTGTGTGGGTGGGGGTGTTGGGCGTTTTATAGTAGACGCCGCGGTGTTCCATATGCGTAATTTTTATAAGGTGTGGGGGTTTGTGGCTGGGGTGTATAGGAGGGTTTTTCTGGGGTCTGTGGTGGGTGTTGGGTTGCTGGGGGCTGTGGGGGCGGCGTCTGTGGGTGTGGAGGTACGCCGGCTTGACCTCGGCCTTGGGCGCCGGGTTGTCTTCGTGTCCGACCTCCACATACACGGCGTGTCTAGGCTGGAGCTTCCGGAGTACGACGTTCTTCTAATCGGCGGCGACATATACGACCGCCGCACGCCTGGGGCGTGGGCTGTGGTGGAGGCGCTGGCGCCGCTGAAGGGGCCGAAGATAGCGGTGCTGGGCAACCACGAGTACTGGGATAGACGGCGCGTCCCGCTGGGGGAGGGGCTGAGGGCGCTGGAGGAGGCGGGGGTGCACGTCCTTAGAGACGACTGGGTGCAGGTGGGGCCGCTGAGGGTCTACGGCCTAGACTGGCGGGAGGACCCGAGGACCTACCCCGCGGTTAGAGACGCCGACGTGGTGCTCGTCCACTCGCCAGACGCCTTCCAGCATGCTGTGGGGGGCCTCTACCTCGCCGGCCACACACACGGGGGGCAGTTCTGCCTCCCCGGGGGCATCCCGCTTATTACCAACAGCTACTACGGATACACCCAGGGCATATACAGGAGGGGGGAGGCTGTGATGTACGTGTCGCGGGGGATGGGGGAGATGCTCCCCCGCCTGTGGTGCAGCAGAGAAGTAGTGTTAATAACCTAAAGCCCGCAGAAGGTTTTAAACCTGCCCCACGTACGTAGATGTGGAGGTTTTGGAGAGGCCTCTCCCGAAGCCCTCTGCCGAGGACTACGTCTCGGCGCGTCTTCTGGAGACCCTGGTGGAGGCTGGGCTCGCTCTTGAGTACCTCCGCCGCGGCCTTGTGAGAAACGCCGCCGGCAAAGCCTTCCAGGCGTGGAGGGCGCTGATGGCGGCTCTGCTTAGGCTTGAACTTGACAAATTGAAATCTCTCGCCAAGACTGAGGAGGAGAGGCGGTGGCTTGAGTCGACGGCGACCAGTACCACGGGCCGGATCCCGACATGGCCCTGTCGAAGTACCGTGGTAGGGAGGAGGCGGCTGGTGACATCCTATTGTTATTGAGGGAGCTCGCCG
It includes:
- a CDS encoding DUF3782 domain-containing protein, encoding MSLDWGRLEEVVERAVRRARSEELREMADAVKTLAEYMKTGFQETNKRIEELAKRVEELSKTVAELKVAMGSLGRRWGRDLERTVLEIYRDALEKRGVEPGRVERFVYTDVDGRFMRPGARIEVNVYIHDGRTYLLEVKSHAELEDVEWFAQKAAAVEKILGRRADRLIIVAVNIDKEALERATQLGIDAVYGAVIE
- a CDS encoding metallophosphoesterase; this encodes MYRRVFLGSVVGVGLLGAVGAASVGVEVRRLDLGLGRRVVFVSDLHIHGVSRLELPEYDVLLIGGDIYDRRTPGAWAVVEALAPLKGPKIAVLGNHEYWDRRRVPLGEGLRALEEAGVHVLRDDWVQVGPLRVYGLDWREDPRTYPAVRDADVVLVHSPDAFQHAVGGLYLAGHTHGGQFCLPGGIPLITNSYYGYTQGIYRRGEAVMYVSRGMGEMLPRLWCSREVVLIT